A window from Glandiceps talaboti chromosome 15, keGlaTala1.1, whole genome shotgun sequence encodes these proteins:
- the LOC144446447 gene encoding uncharacterized protein LOC144446447 isoform X2, with product MKNLIPILLLGVFLQNVSTQERDDQCLSICSNSLLDTRGPQGPPGAPGMSGPVGSQGQPGVIGPVGSPGIKGEAGEKGERGQLGTVGEPGEPGVKGQTGRPGKVGPQGPKGERGHNGTDGVGIRGEKGTKGETGVRGSVGIGQKGQKGENPDNVKVAFTVQRGSLSGTTSPQVITYSTVLLQKNANINTGTGIFTCQVPGIYYFFFTFRNWSGKSLNITLRLNDSVKFRIEMTKDDGMYQSQSGGGLLHLDQNDQVKLVLAGNTNHKITVDKRYNTFTGYLVYPD from the exons atgaaaaatttgatACCAATCCTACTCCTGGGAGTATTTCTCCAAAATGTCAGCACACAGGAAAGAGATGACCAGTGTCTAAGTATTTGCAGTAACTCCTTACTTGACACTAGAGGGCCTCAAGGACCACCTGGTGCACCCGGTATGTCAGGGCCAGTAGGAAGCCAAG GACAACCTGGTGTTATCGGTCCAGTGGGTTCTCCAGGAATTAAAGGGGAGGCAGGAGAGAAGGGAGAACGTGGACAACTGGGAACAGTAGGAGAACCAG GTGAACctggtgtcaaaggtcagactGGACGTCCCGGAAAGGTAGGACCACAAGGTCCCAAGGGAGAACGTGGACATAATGGAACAGATGGTGTCGGGATACGAGGTGAAAAAGGTACTAAAGGAGAAACCGGGGTGAGAG GAAGTGTTGGAATCGGTCAGAAGGGACAAAAGGGTGAAAACCCAGATAATGTTAAAGTTGCATTTACTGTACAAAGAGGAAGTCTTTCCGGAACAACTTCCCCACAAGTTATCACCTACTCTACAGTCCTCCTGCAAAAAAATGCCAACATTAACACAGGTACTGGAATCTTTACTTGTCAAGTACCTGGTATCTATTATTTCTTTTTCACTTTTCGGAATTGGTCTGGTAAGAGCTTGAATATTACACTACGACTTAATGATTCAGTGAAATTTAGAATTGAAATGACAAAAGATGATGGTATGTATCAATCACAATCTGGTGGTGGTTTGTTACATCTTGATCAAAATGACCAAGTCAAGCTGGTGTTAGCTGGTAacacaaatcataaaataactGTAGACAAGAGATATAATACATTCACAGGATATCTTGTATATCCTGACTAG
- the LOC144446447 gene encoding uncharacterized protein LOC144446447 isoform X1: MKNLIPILLLGVFLQNVSTQERDDQCLSICSNSLLDTRGPQGPPGAPGMSGPVGSQGQPGVIGPVGSPGIKGEAGEKGERGQLGTVGEPGEPGVKGQTGRPGKVGPQGPKGERGHNGTDGVGIRGEKGTKGETGVRGMSGLPGERGLDGLDGVGIPGIKGTKGSVGIGQKGQKGENPDNVKVAFTVQRGSLSGTTSPQVITYSTVLLQKNANINTGTGIFTCQVPGIYYFFFTFRNWSGKSLNITLRLNDSVKFRIEMTKDDGMYQSQSGGGLLHLDQNDQVKLVLAGNTNHKITVDKRYNTFTGYLVYPD; this comes from the exons atgaaaaatttgatACCAATCCTACTCCTGGGAGTATTTCTCCAAAATGTCAGCACACAGGAAAGAGATGACCAGTGTCTAAGTATTTGCAGTAACTCCTTACTTGACACTAGAGGGCCTCAAGGACCACCTGGTGCACCCGGTATGTCAGGGCCAGTAGGAAGCCAAG GACAACCTGGTGTTATCGGTCCAGTGGGTTCTCCAGGAATTAAAGGGGAGGCAGGAGAGAAGGGAGAACGTGGACAACTGGGAACAGTAGGAGAACCAG GTGAACctggtgtcaaaggtcagactGGACGTCCCGGAAAGGTAGGACCACAAGGTCCCAAGGGAGAACGTGGACATAATGGAACAGATGGTGTCGGGATACGAGGTGAAAAAGGTACTAAAGGAGAAACCGGGGTGAGAGGTATGAGTGGACTACCAGGAGAAAGAGGACTTGATGGTTTAGATGGGGTTGGGATACCTGGTATAAAGGGTACTAAAGGAAGTGTTGGAATCGGTCAGAAGGGACAAAAGGGTGAAAACCCAGATAATGTTAAAGTTGCATTTACTGTACAAAGAGGAAGTCTTTCCGGAACAACTTCCCCACAAGTTATCACCTACTCTACAGTCCTCCTGCAAAAAAATGCCAACATTAACACAGGTACTGGAATCTTTACTTGTCAAGTACCTGGTATCTATTATTTCTTTTTCACTTTTCGGAATTGGTCTGGTAAGAGCTTGAATATTACACTACGACTTAATGATTCAGTGAAATTTAGAATTGAAATGACAAAAGATGATGGTATGTATCAATCACAATCTGGTGGTGGTTTGTTACATCTTGATCAAAATGACCAAGTCAAGCTGGTGTTAGCTGGTAacacaaatcataaaataactGTAGACAAGAGATATAATACATTCACAGGATATCTTGTATATCCTGACTAG